From Kwoniella dendrophila CBS 6074 chromosome 11, complete sequence, a single genomic window includes:
- a CDS encoding NADH-ubiquinone oxidoreductase 23 kDa subunit, mitochondrial, with translation MPRGVLPLLRPILSSSSSHLPITPSVVRSFSSTSRSFLATPAGRNPFEPRNTGPKKISPGPIKTPNPRESALADSTTSGSQHQGHELSQTSSTAADQWPDYSKGPSALDKASQLFFFTEIVRGMWIVLEQFFRPPYTIMYPFEKGPLSPRFRGEHALRRYPNGEERCIACKLCEAICPAQAITIESEAREDGSRRTTRYDLDMTKCIYCGFCQEACPVDAIVETQNAEYSTETREELLYNKERLLANGDKAEAEIAANLQADHFYR, from the exons ATGCCTCGAGGAGTCTTACCATTACTTCGACCtatactttcatcttcatcatctcatctTCCTATAACACCTTCAGTCGTTagatcattttcatctacaaGTAGAAGTTTTTTAGCTACACCTGCAGGTAGAAATCCATTTGAACCTCGAAATACAGGACCTAAAAAAATCTCACCTGGACCAATAAAAACACCAAATCCAAGAgaatcagctttagcagaTTCAACTACTTCTGGAAGTCAACATCAAGGTCATGAATTATCacaaacttcttcaactgcaGCAGATCAATGGCCAGATTACTCAAAAGGTCCTTCAGCTTTAGATAAAGCTTCTCAattgttcttctttactGAAATTGTGCGAG GTATGTGGATTGTATTGGAACAATTCTTTAGACCACCATATACAATCATGTACCCATTCGAAAAAGGaccattatcacctagaTTTAGAGGTGAACATGCTTTAAGACGTTACccaaatggtgaagaaagatGTATTG CCTGTAAACTTTGTGAGGCTATTTGTCCAGCACAAGCTATTACAATTGAATCTGAGGCTAGAGAAGATGgctcaagaagaacaactaGATATG ATCTTGATATGACAAAATGTATCTACTGTGGTTTCTGTCAAGAAGCATGTCCTGTTGATGCTATTGTAGAAA CACAAAACGCCGAATACTCAACTGAAACAAGAGAAGAACTATTATATaacaaagaaagattattagctaatggtgataaagctgaagctgaaattgctgCAAACTTGCAAGCCGATCAC TTCTACCGATAA